In Microbacterium cremeum, a genomic segment contains:
- a CDS encoding type IV pilus twitching motility protein PilT yields the protein MATDTVHDTAAHAEVGFETILARGARHRASDVHITAGAPPLLRVDGDLVPVPGYPGALSAEWVEKTAFDLMTEGQRREFMEHGEVDLAHATPGIGRFRTNVYRQLGSIAIALRYIPDRVYTLEELGAPAIARDLALRPRGLVLLTGPTGSGKSTTLTAMVDIVNQLIAAHIITIEDPIEFHHESKRSLVHQREVGRDTQSFAEALRRVLRQDPDVILIGELRDPESISTALSAAETGHLVLSTLHTQGAAKSINRIIDVFPADQQHQIRTQLGDTLQGIISQTLLPLAQTNGRTIATEVLINTPAVANMIREGQVAQLYSAMQAGAEIGMHTLDQDLRRLVQEGTIALNVAKDFAVDPKNLDGVYVRPRDLDAEEWAQHAGEWRADAGAPVTANAAAGTGIGMGSRFGTPTVGGRVDPTTREVSWTDQDDIQVDWLGSGRER from the coding sequence ATGGCGACCGACACCGTACACGACACCGCGGCGCACGCCGAGGTCGGGTTCGAGACGATCCTCGCGCGCGGCGCACGGCACCGCGCGTCGGACGTCCACATCACCGCCGGCGCGCCGCCCCTGCTGCGCGTCGACGGCGATCTCGTCCCGGTGCCGGGCTACCCGGGCGCGCTCTCGGCGGAATGGGTCGAGAAGACCGCCTTCGACCTCATGACCGAGGGACAGCGGCGCGAGTTCATGGAGCACGGCGAGGTCGACCTCGCCCACGCGACCCCCGGCATCGGGCGCTTCCGCACGAACGTGTACCGCCAGCTCGGGTCGATCGCGATCGCGCTGCGCTACATCCCCGATCGCGTGTACACGCTCGAAGAGCTCGGCGCCCCGGCCATCGCGCGCGACCTCGCGCTGCGACCCCGAGGTCTCGTGCTGCTGACCGGACCCACGGGCTCGGGGAAGTCGACGACGCTCACCGCCATGGTCGACATCGTCAACCAGCTCATCGCGGCGCACATCATCACGATCGAGGACCCGATCGAGTTCCACCACGAGTCCAAGCGCTCGCTCGTGCACCAGCGCGAGGTCGGCCGCGACACGCAGTCGTTCGCCGAGGCGCTGCGCCGCGTGCTGCGTCAGGACCCCGATGTGATCCTCATCGGCGAGCTGCGCGATCCGGAGTCGATCTCGACCGCCCTCTCGGCGGCCGAGACCGGGCACCTCGTGCTCTCCACCCTGCACACGCAGGGCGCCGCGAAGAGCATCAACCGCATCATCGACGTGTTCCCGGCCGACCAGCAGCACCAGATCCGCACCCAGCTGGGCGACACCCTGCAGGGCATCATCAGCCAGACGCTGCTGCCGCTCGCCCAGACCAACGGCCGCACGATCGCGACCGAGGTGCTCATCAACACGCCCGCCGTCGCGAACATGATCCGCGAGGGCCAGGTCGCCCAGCTCTACTCCGCGATGCAGGCCGGCGCCGAGATCGGCATGCACACCCTCGACCAGGACCTCCGCCGGCTCGTGCAGGAGGGCACCATCGCGCTCAACGTCGCGAAGGACTTCGCCGTCGACCCCAAGAACCTCGACGGCGTCTACGTCCGGCCACGTGACCTCGACGCCGAGGAATGGGCGCAGCACGCGGGGGAGTGGCGGGCGGATGCCGGAGCCCCCGTCACTGCGAACGCTGCGGCCGGCACGGGCATCGGCATGGGCTCGCGGTTCGGCACGCCCACCGTCGGCGGCCGCGTCGACCCCACGACGCGCGAGGTCAGCTGGACCGACCAGGACGACATCCAGGTCGACTGGCTCGGCTCGGGACGGGAGCGCTGA
- a CDS encoding type II secretion system F family protein, whose amino-acid sequence MAVVQEFVYRAVDPRGGSVVKGSIEAASESAVAGKLKAQGLTPLEVTLKSNTGLNREIKLPGRGGHVSARALAVFSRQMAGLINAGLPLMRTLSILIEQTDDKRLQPALVQVQADVESGSSFSAALARHPQTFPPLMLSIVKVGEAGGFLGGALSSIADNYQREAELQNKIRAAVTYPAIVLVIAIIGVLVMVTFVVPIFEGMFAGLGSELPLPTQILVTVSKNMWWMLPAIALLALIAVIWWRANRHTEQYRRVVDPVKLKMPIFGKLTTKIAVARFARNLSMMLNAGVPIIQALAIVGQASNNWKIEQAVRDVQDSIRQGRSFAAPLAKADVFPSMVPQMVSVGEESGTLVEMLSSIADFYEDEVETATAQLSSTIEPVLIVGLGIVIGGMVVSLYLPIFTLYGELANQG is encoded by the coding sequence ATGGCCGTCGTGCAGGAATTCGTGTACCGCGCGGTCGATCCGCGCGGCGGGTCGGTCGTCAAGGGCTCGATCGAGGCGGCCAGCGAGTCGGCCGTCGCCGGCAAGCTCAAGGCGCAGGGCCTTACGCCGCTGGAGGTCACCCTCAAGTCGAACACCGGACTCAACCGCGAGATCAAACTCCCCGGCCGTGGCGGACACGTCTCGGCGCGGGCCCTGGCGGTGTTCTCACGCCAGATGGCCGGTCTCATCAACGCCGGGCTGCCGCTCATGCGGACGCTGTCGATCCTCATCGAGCAGACCGACGACAAGCGGCTGCAGCCGGCGCTCGTGCAGGTGCAGGCCGATGTCGAATCGGGCTCGTCGTTCTCGGCCGCGCTGGCTCGGCATCCGCAGACCTTCCCGCCGCTGATGCTCAGCATCGTCAAGGTGGGCGAGGCGGGCGGCTTCCTGGGCGGCGCACTGTCGTCGATCGCCGACAACTACCAGCGCGAGGCCGAGCTGCAGAACAAGATCCGGGCGGCCGTGACCTACCCGGCCATCGTGCTCGTGATCGCGATCATCGGTGTGCTGGTCATGGTGACCTTCGTCGTGCCGATCTTCGAGGGCATGTTCGCCGGGCTCGGTTCGGAGCTGCCGCTGCCGACCCAGATCCTCGTCACGGTCTCGAAGAACATGTGGTGGATGCTGCCCGCGATCGCGCTGCTGGCGCTCATCGCGGTGATCTGGTGGCGCGCCAACCGGCACACCGAGCAGTACCGGCGCGTGGTCGACCCGGTGAAGCTCAAGATGCCGATCTTCGGCAAGCTGACCACGAAGATCGCGGTCGCGCGGTTCGCCCGCAACCTCTCGATGATGCTCAACGCGGGCGTGCCGATCATCCAGGCCCTCGCGATCGTCGGGCAGGCGTCGAACAACTGGAAGATCGAGCAGGCCGTGCGAGACGTGCAGGACTCGATCCGGCAGGGCCGGTCGTTCGCGGCGCCCCTCGCGAAGGCCGACGTCTTCCCGTCGATGGTGCCGCAGATGGTGTCGGTCGGCGAGGAGTCGGGCACGCTCGTCGAGATGCTCTCGAGCATCGCCGACTTCTACGAGGACGAGGTCGAGACCGCCACGGCGCAGCTGTCGTCGACGATCGAGCCCGTGCTCATCGTCGGGCTCGGCATCGTGATCGGCGGGATGGTGGTCTCGCTCTACCTGCCGATCTTCACCCTCTACGGCGAGCTCGCCAACCAGGGCTGA
- a CDS encoding GIY-YIG nuclease family protein, with the protein MAFLYILRCADGTFYVGSTTDLDRRLEQHRSGHGAAYTRRRLPVEIAWSAEFARIDEAFAWEKRLQGWSHDKREAFVTGGIDAVRGWSRRDRDRRRQTPGR; encoded by the coding sequence ATGGCGTTCCTCTACATCCTCCGCTGTGCAGACGGCACGTTCTACGTCGGCAGCACCACCGACCTCGATCGCCGACTCGAGCAGCACCGGAGCGGCCACGGTGCCGCATACACGCGGCGACGGCTTCCGGTCGAGATCGCCTGGTCGGCGGAGTTCGCGCGCATCGACGAGGCCTTCGCCTGGGAGAAGCGCCTTCAGGGTTGGAGCCACGACAAGCGCGAGGCGTTCGTGACGGGCGGCATCGACGCCGTGCGGGGATGGAGCCGTCGCGACCGCGATCGACGGCGCCAGACCCCCGGTCGTTGA